The genomic interval CCGAGTTCGTGGGCAAAGTCGCGCACGCGCGGCGGGCGGAAGCGTTCCTCGCCCGAAAGCCGCGGCAGGATGCGATCCAGCAGCGCCTCGTCCTCGGGCGAGAGGCGCGGCAGGTGGCCGGGCAGGCGGATGAAGGCGCCGTCCAGCGCGATGCGGCCCGCCGCCGCCTCGGCGCGGATGAAGGCGGCGAAATCCGGCTTGGACAGGCGCGGGACGAGCGCGAGCCGCAGCTTTTCCCGGCCCAGCCCCTGAAGATCGGCGTTCTCGGCATGGAAAGCCGCCAGTTCCGCCTGCATCCGTTCGCGCAACGCCTTGAGCCGGGCGGGGGCGAGCGCCTGCCGCGTGCCGGGAACGATGGCGATGCCAGAGGCGGCGGCGGCGCGCGCCAGCCCGGCGGGCGGCAGGGCGCGGTCGCGGGCGAAGGCGTCGAGGTCGATCAGCGCCAGCCCGGCCAGCGCCGACAGCGCCTCGGCCGGGTCGGGCAGGGCCATGGCGCGCAGCGCGGCCAGCCGCTCGGGCCGGGCGCGGTGGCGGGCGGGGGCGCGCAGGTCGATCAGCCGCCCGCCGCCGATGGTGCGCCGGGCCGAGACGTCGCGCAGGATGAAGCGTTCGCCCAGCGTCGCGGCCAGCGGGCGGTCGAGGACGAGCTGCGCCAGCCCTTCGCCGCCCGGCGCCAGCGGCCCCTCCAGCGGCACGATGCGGGCGCCGGTCTCGGCCGCGCCCAGATGCAGGCGGGCGGGGAACCATGTCGCCAGCGGCCTGGGCTCGCCGTCCAGCACGCGCAGGATCACGTCGATGCGCTGGGTGGGCGCGTGCAGCGCCGGGTCCAGCGCCATGTCGCCGCGATGGATCGCCTCGCGCGTCACGCCTTCGCCGGCGAGGTTCAGCGCGCAACGCTGGCCGGCAAAGCCGGTTTCGGCCTTGCGGTTCTGGGCGTGGATGCCCCGCACGCGGGCCGGCAGGCCGGAGGGACTGAGGACGATCTGGTCGCCCGCCGCGACCCGGCCCGACAGCACGGTGCCGGTGACCACGGTGCCCGTCCCGGCCAGGGTAAAGCTGCGGTCGATGGCCAGGCGGAATCGCGCCTCGGTGGCGCGGGCGGCGGTCTGCGCCTCGGCCTGCACCAGCGCGGCGCGTAGGGCGTCGATGCCTGCCCCGGTCAGCGACGAGACCGGAAAGACCGGCGCGCCGGCAAGGCCGGTCGGGGCCAGCAGCTCCGCGATCCGGGCGGAAAGCCCGGCGATGCGGTCGGGCGGGGCCAGGTCGGATTTGGTCAGCGCGACCAAGCCGCGGTTGATGCCCAGAAGGTCGAGGATCGCCAGATGCTCGCGCGTCTGCGGCATGATGCCGTCATCGGCGGCGACCACCAGCAGCGCCAGGTCGATGCCGCCGGCCCCGGCCAGCATGGTATGGACGAATTTCTCGTGCCCCGGCACATCGACGAAACCGGTCACGGCGCCGCCGCCCAGATCGGCATAGGCGAAGCCCAGTTCGATGGTGATGCCGCGGGCCTTTTCCTCGGCCAGCCGGTCGGTCTCGATCCCGGTCAGGGCCCGGACCAGCGCCGTCTTGCCATGGTCGATATGCCCCGCCGTGCCGACGATCATCGCCCGCGCCGCGCCGCCGTCAATAGCCGGTCAGGAAGGGGTCGAAGCCGCCCCGCTTCCATTCGGTGTCCCGCATCATCAGGTCGAGGCCCAGGCTGGCGACGTCGTCGGCGATGGGTTCCAGCGAGGGATTGCGATTCTGATACAGGATCTTGACCCAGCTGCCGCATTCGCGGCAGACCTCGGCCTTGACCGTGGCCTCGCCGGTCTCGACCGAGCGATAGGAGATGCCCTTGGTCGAGCCGCAGCAGAGGCATTTCACCCGCACCTCGTTCCACAGCGTCTGACAGGTAGCGCAGGCGCAATAGCGCGCCCCTTCGGCTCCAAGGCTTTCGGTGACGAGGCTGGTGGCCGGGCGGCCGCCGCAGGCCGGGCAGGTGCCGGTGCGGATCGGCACCAGTTTTTCGGCGTCCAGCGCAGCCGCCTGCATCGCGGCATGGACCTGCAGGGCGGCGGCGGCGAACAGATGCGGGGCGACGCTGTCCTCGGGGATGGTGTCGGTCAGCACATTGCCCATCACCCAGTCCAGATCCGCGGGCTCGGCCGCCTGCAAGGCCCCCAGCGCCAGCCGGGCGGGCTCGGGCATCTCAAGCGAGGCGAGCCGCTCCAGCAGCAGCGGCAGCGCCTGCGCCAGCCCGTCGCGCATGGCGTTGCGGTCCAAGGGCGGCATGCGGCTGGCGCGAGCCAGTTCGATCCGCTCGGGCGGCGGCGCCTCGGGGCGGGGCAGGTCGCCGACCAGACCGGCCTGCGCCCGGCAGATCCCGGCCAGAAACCGCAGGTAGGGGGCAAGGTTCGGGCTGTGCCCGGCCAGGAAATCGAACCGCTCGGCGCGGGTCGAGAACAGCGCCGCGGGCTCGGGCAGGCGCGCCAGGGGGACCTTGGCGACGCCGCCGATCATCGCGGGATCGGGATTCAGGGCGGTGGACATGGCTTCCTTTCGGGTCGCTTTGGCCTACTCTGCCGGGCCGCCTCCCTCGCGTCCAGCCAGTTCGCGCAGCCATTTGCGATGGTGCCGCCAGGCCCAGCCGCCGGTCACCGTGCCGCGCGTCATGGCACGGATGGTGCCGCGGGTCCAGATCGCCGCATAGACATGCAGGATGAAGGTCAGGATGATCGCCACCGCCGCCAGCGCATGGATCAGCACCGCCCAGCGCCGCACCGCGATCGAGACCAGATCGGGGAAATATTGCTGCCAGATCATCACGCCCGAGACGATCAGCACCACGATCAGCACCGACATGGCCCAGAAGACGAATTTCTGCCCGGCATTGTATTTGCCCAGCTCGGGCAGCTTTTCCTCTTCGCCGCGGACGACCTCGCCGATATGGCTGACCCAGGTGCGGTCCTCGGGCCGGGGCAGGTTCAGCCGCCACATCTGCAGGAACAGCAACAGGAAGCTGAAGAACAGCAGCACGCCCACGAAGGGATGCAGCCAGCGCGTCATCTGCCCGCCGCCGAACAGCCCGGTCAGGAAGTAGAGCGCCGGGTGAAACAGCGCCAGCCCCGAAAGCAGCAGCACGATCAGGCTGGCCGCCGTCACCCAATGGTTCAGCCGCGTGATGCCGCGATAGCGGCTGACCGTGACCGGATGGCGGCTTTCGATATGGTCGCCCGGGGCCGAGAACATCCGTTTCGGCATCACAGCACCTCCCTTCCCGGCGGGACCGGGGGCTCGCGGCCCTCGACCAGTTCCTCGGCATGGCTCTCATCCTCGGCCGAGACCTTGTTGGCGCGCGTCATCAGCCCGTGCAGGACCGAACCGATGGCCGCGGCGCCGATGGCGGCCAGGCCCAGCGTCTTGGTCACGCCCTTCCAGCCCTCGACCACCGGCGAGATGCGCGGCTGTTCCGGCAGGTCGGAATAAAGCGAGGGCTGGTCGGCATGATGCAGCACATAGAAGACATGCGTGCCGCCCACGCCCTGCGGATCGTAGATGCCGGCATTGTCGTAGCCGCGCGACTTCAGGTCCTCGACCCGCGCCTCGGCATGGGCCAGCATGTCCTCCTTGGTGCCGAAGACGATGGCCTGGGTGGGGCAGGCCTTGGCGCAGGCCGGGCCCTGGCCCACCGCCACGCGGTCCGAGCACAGCGTGCATT from Paracoccus sp. MA carries:
- the selB gene encoding selenocysteine-specific translation elongation factor — its product is MIVGTAGHIDHGKTALVRALTGIETDRLAEEKARGITIELGFAYADLGGGAVTGFVDVPGHEKFVHTMLAGAGGIDLALLVVAADDGIMPQTREHLAILDLLGINRGLVALTKSDLAPPDRIAGLSARIAELLAPTGLAGAPVFPVSSLTGAGIDALRAALVQAEAQTAARATEARFRLAIDRSFTLAGTGTVVTGTVLSGRVAAGDQIVLSPSGLPARVRGIHAQNRKAETGFAGQRCALNLAGEGVTREAIHRGDMALDPALHAPTQRIDVILRVLDGEPRPLATWFPARLHLGAAETGARIVPLEGPLAPGGEGLAQLVLDRPLAATLGERFILRDVSARRTIGGGRLIDLRAPARHRARPERLAALRAMALPDPAEALSALAGLALIDLDAFARDRALPPAGLARAAAASGIAIVPGTRQALAPARLKALRERMQAELAAFHAENADLQGLGREKLRLALVPRLSKPDFAAFIRAEAAAGRIALDGAFIRLPGHLPRLSPEDEALLDRILPRLSGEERFRPPRVRDFAHELGADEAELRRMMRMAARQGRIDQIAHDHFFARATTIEMVGIIRELSAQAPDGWFTAPAFRDRVQNGRKVAIQILDFFDRLGLTLRRGDLRRINPHRIDLFTPDRPDGQD
- the fdhE gene encoding formate dehydrogenase accessory protein FdhE, giving the protein MSTALNPDPAMIGGVAKVPLARLPEPAALFSTRAERFDFLAGHSPNLAPYLRFLAGICRAQAGLVGDLPRPEAPPPERIELARASRMPPLDRNAMRDGLAQALPLLLERLASLEMPEPARLALGALQAAEPADLDWVMGNVLTDTIPEDSVAPHLFAAAALQVHAAMQAAALDAEKLVPIRTGTCPACGGRPATSLVTESLGAEGARYCACATCQTLWNEVRVKCLCCGSTKGISYRSVETGEATVKAEVCRECGSWVKILYQNRNPSLEPIADDVASLGLDLMMRDTEWKRGGFDPFLTGY
- a CDS encoding formate dehydrogenase subunit gamma, coding for MPKRMFSAPGDHIESRHPVTVSRYRGITRLNHWVTAASLIVLLLSGLALFHPALYFLTGLFGGGQMTRWLHPFVGVLLFFSFLLLFLQMWRLNLPRPEDRTWVSHIGEVVRGEEEKLPELGKYNAGQKFVFWAMSVLIVVLIVSGVMIWQQYFPDLVSIAVRRWAVLIHALAAVAIILTFILHVYAAIWTRGTIRAMTRGTVTGGWAWRHHRKWLRELAGREGGGPAE